One genomic segment of Sander lucioperca isolate FBNREF2018 chromosome 10, SLUC_FBN_1.2, whole genome shotgun sequence includes these proteins:
- the LOC116049446 gene encoding G patch domain-containing protein 8 isoform X1: protein MGSRLTVLCRAHVEAITADVSGMQICSKWLTICHSFNPPHPLPLLSITAPLTLYVSVCMPLSRFSLSFLSPYSSNALTHSLVFLLLQERAERALGCSVEDLKALFYCELCHKQYFRHQEFDNHINSYDHAHKQRLKELKHREFARNVASKSWKDQRKQEKALRRLHQLAQLQQETQRAPGRTGLRSAVRAVRQQQDRDVDQRDHSPEDFNHTQRPPPTQPTAAPFSHQRENPRQSPTQTLLATAESPLITHPASKTNPPAVSPQSCLGLYPQLPLPGRGRVGGRLGVSFCFSRRGPRLEPSASVFSDLEEEERDKREQIKERIKGMMEDIDKEIGAAEEGRHSESEKHDFRSDCVKLSDTRPIPREAAREEEIEKRDAVKVHSNISTAAPDNQSHDSLFLPSQTKVALRGTALAGAHMDTEHTDSETKRKQESEAGREESQCMCVLGKDGSTCLRWPVSLLKFTKSQPHVSYSCKPLNPQQPELLTEDRQESQQNQFCAPSEESDPCVPAILTPDTSCLQRQTRQELKANRSEDYYKAEQHIDVEREAHLFLKNKNLSSSETRPERGRCTLRMENCMRAASYPFDPTNSDSSDINSQNPLGGRLGGVRGIRERAIIALSCKLESVTKPGTKRMCSSPSRCECGTETMCKCASTPQSYVGVSEVSRKKRKASTKKHKLGKRKRGEEEKASNKRQSARCKMKSVVSTVSTGRERSGEPGGSLGKKRRQRETGETRMRGRRVQRAGSSCLLGRCDAEPVSVSVRKRRPHRSHSTDSQSQPDREQAEHCSAYSQLARHTADRHNEGEGKRDRDAVTFPWRSHFSLHSFSPGCNSKLFWEKGHHSNPRSFIDCCYPDNNRGCRPARKRKLLHRDRKVIHSKRKSSRHRDDWEETERGRTMGERSGCRDRGLISDTEQWEWIRGSCPGGSEEGRSRSGWRWRNRGMEWDRVASFSPSPSSWDRRGRHLRMKDVNWDRYSVDRWTWSSSDSWEDRGTHRSTSGSRTGADSRDSPGCVWKSAGTRRSSSRHFSSPEWWTSSQTYSPQSVINTRASRCHSPRSCSPCSSTSMSDLSWEWSRSSTCSGVTVDELTVSTCRTSLGAPGLSYEAHQEVKKQSSPTSTSSGLTSCSFSHSSPNRSSFAPTVPGLNTHHCDTSPSQLKEPNSQSDLGHGPSTLVNSSKSGTTLPGLSPSKSVPQKPARMLLLPLIGKLPAIQRKARKKQGLLEKSQEKEGEEEEEAKGSGTHPAAVVNSQKCPLDMVESNHCSMPNLCPSQISTYDKQTGGETAPPISFTAEEMDKYRLLQEQAREHMQKVLEQTQKNADMHTKTNTHTAQQENCGTSEEQYTPAPLHNPSQPQTQSLHTDTMQTQAQHTLRVSLPLTHVTPQENFTQPMALRVPNLPPLSSLHHIILQHAALSMPPSSASSSTSSTSPTIHPHAAQLPHPLPPLHPSLPHHLHLSPFSISSLFPSILLSHHPIPLLPQSPAFHTTPLAPPSQVALQPLNPQSFIDRVWPVRFQQKAL, encoded by the exons ATGGGAAGCCGTTTAACAGTTTTATGCAGAGCACATGTAGAGGCTATTACTGCTGATGTCTCTGGGATGCAGATTTGCTCTAAATGGCTAACAATCTGCCATTCTTTCAATCCCCCTCACCCACTCCCCTTGCTCTCTATCACTGCCCCTCTAACCctttatgtctctgtctgtatgccTCTATCTCgattctctctctcatttctttCCCCCTATTCCTCCAATGCACTCACTCATTCTCTCgtctttctccttctccagGAGCGTGCAGAGAGGGCTTTGGGCTGCTCAGTGGAGGATCTGAAGGCTCTTTTCTACTGTGAGCTGTGTCACAAGCAGTACTTCAGACACCAGGAGTTTGACAACCACATCAACTCCTACGACCATGCACACAAACAG AGGCTGAAGGAACTCAAGCACAGAGAGTTCGCTCGCAACGTGGCCTCGAAATCATGGAAGGACCAACGCAAACAGGAGAAGGCTCTCAGACGCCTGCACCAGCTCGCACAACTACAACAGGAAACCCAGCG AGCCCCAGGAAGAACAGGACTAAGAAGTGCAGTCAGGGCTGTGAGACAGCAGCAAGATAGAGACGTGGACCAAAGAGACCACAGCCCTGAGGACTTCAACCACACCCAGAGACCCCCTCCTACGCAACCCACGGCAGCTCCATTCAGCCACCAGCGAGAAAATCCACGCCAATCTCCTACCCAAACACTGCTAGCCACTGCAGAGTCCCCACTAATCACACATCCGGCATCCAAAACAAACCCACCTGCAGTGAGCCCCCAGTCTTGCCTGGGCTTGTATCCCCAGCTGCCTCTCCCAGGGCGGGGGAGAGTGGGAGGCAGGCTTGGGGTGTCCTTCTGCTTCTCGCGCAGGGGGCCCAGGCTCGAGCCTTCAGCCTCCGTCTTCTCGgacctggaggaggaggagagagacaagagGGAACAAATAAAAGAAAGGATAAAGGGGATGATGGAAGATATTGACAAGGAAATTGGGGCAGCAGAGGAGGGGAGACACAGTGAGAGTGAAAAACATGATTTCAGATCTGACTGTGTTAAACTGAGCGACACAAGGCCAATCCCCAGAGAGGCTGCCAGAGAAGAGGAGATTGAAAAAAGAGATGCAGTGAAAGTACACTCTAATATTTCCACAGCAGCACCTGATAATCAGAGCCATGATTCACTATTCTTGCCATCACAGACCAAGGTGGCCCTAAGGGGCACAGCACTAGCAGGTGCACACATGGACACCGAACACACAGATAGCGAGACAAAGAGAAAGCAAGAATCAGAGGCGGGGAGGGAGGAGagtcagtgtatgtgtgtgctgggGAAGGATGGCTCTACTTGTCTGAGATGGCCTGTCAGTTTGCTTAAGTTCACCAAGTCTCAACCACACGTCTCTTACAGCTGCAAACCATTGAACCCACAACAACCAGAACTACTCACAGAGGATCGGCAGGAGTCACAACAAAATCAGTTTTGTGCTCCCTCAGAGGAATCAGATCCATGTGTGCCAGCTATTCTTACACCAGACACTTCCTGTTTACAAAGACAGACAAGACAAGAGCTGAAAGCAAACAGATCTGAGGATTACTATAAGGCAGAGCAACATATAGATGTGGAGAGAGAAGCACACCTGttcctaaaaaacaaaaacctttcaTCGTCAGAAACAAGACCAGAAAGAGGAAGATGCACGCTAAGAATGGAGAATTGCATGAGGGCAGCGTCCTATCCATTTGACCCCACTAATAGTGACAGCTCTGACATAAACTCCCAGAATCCTCTGGGAGGCAGATTAGGGGGTGTGAGAGGGATCAGGGAGAGAGCCATCATAGCCCTGAGCTGTAAATTAGAGTCTGTCACCAAACCTGGCACAAAGAGGATGTGCAGTAGCCCGTCCAGGTGTGAGTGTGGGACTGAGACAATGTGCAAGTGTGCCAGCACTCCACAGTCGTATGTGGGTGTCTCAGAAGTGTCACGCAAAAAGAGGAAAGCCAgcacaaagaaacacaagctgGGAAAGAGGAAGAGGGGCGAGGAGGAAAAAGCTTCAAACAAGCGCCAATCAGCAAGGTGCAAAATGAAGAGTGTTGTCTCCACAGTCTCCACTGGCAGAGAGAGGAGTGGAGAACCTGGAGGGAGCTTGGGGAAGAAAAGGAGGCAAAGGGAGACGGGGGAGACGAGGATGAGGGGGAGGAGGGTGCAGAGAGCAGGGAGCAGCTGTCTCCTCGGGAGATGTGATGCTGAGCCAGTATCTGTCTCTGTCAGGAAGAGGAGGCCTCACAGGAGCCACAGCACTGATTCCCAGTCCCAGCCAGACAGAGAGCAGGCAGAGCACTGCAGTGCCTACTCCCAGCTCGCCagacacacagcagacagacacaacgAGGGGGAGGGAAAGCGAGACAGAGATGCAGTGACTTTTCCCTGGCGGTCTCACTTCTCCTTACACTCCTTCTCACCAGGATGTAATTCTAAGCTGTTTTGGGAAAAGGGTCACCATAGCAACCCCAGGAGTTTCATTGACTGCTGTTACCCTGACAACAACCGTGGTTGCCGCCCGGCGAGAAAGAGAAAACTCCTCCACAGGGACAGGAAAGTCATTCATAGTAAGAGGAAGAGTTCGAGGCATCGTGATGActgggaggagacagagaggggcagGACAATGGGAGAGCGTTCAGGTTGCAGAGACAGGGGCCTGATTTCAGATACAGAACAGTGGGAGTGGATAAGGGGGAGCTGTCCTGGAGGTAGTGAGGAGGGCAGGTCAAGGAGTGGGTGGAGATGGAGAAACAGAGGAATGGAGTGGGATCGGGTGGCAAGTTTTAGCCCCAGTCCTAGCAGCTGGGACAGGAGAGGCAGACATCTTAGAATGAAAGATGTAAACTGGGACAGGTACAGTGTGGACAGATGGACATGGAGCAGCAGTGACAGCTGGGAAGACAGGGGGACACACAGATCTACGTCAGGCTCCAGGACAGGGGCAGACAGCAGAGACAGCCCAGGCTGTGTGTGGAAATCTGCAGGCACCAGACGCTCAAGCTCGAGACACTTCTCCAGCCCTGAGTGGTGGACAAGTAGTCAGACATACAGCCCCCAGAGTGTGATCAACACACGGGCCAGCAGATGCCACAGCCCTCGCTCCTGCAGCCCTTGCAGCAGCACCAGCATGTCCGATCTAAGCTGGGAGTGGAGCAGGAGCAGTACCTGCTCAGGAGTCACAGTGGATGAGTTGACAGTCAGCACCTGCAGGACGTCCTTAGGAGCTCCAGGACTCTCATATGAGGCCCATCAGGAGGTAAAGAAGCAAAGCAGCCCCACGTCCACTTCATCTGGCCTTACCTCTTGCTCCTTCTCCCATTCCTCGCCCAACAGATCCTCTTTTGCTCCCACAGTTCCAGGCCTCAACACGCATCATTGTGACACAAGCCCTTCTCAGCTTAAGGAGCCCAATTCACAGTCTGATCTTGGACATGGACCCTCTACCCTTGTCAACTCAAGCAAGTCAGGCACAACTCTCCCAGGACTATCCCCTAGTAAGTCTGTGCCACAGAAACCGGCAAGGATGTTGCTTCTCCCTCTCATAGGGAAACTACCTGCAATCCAGAGAAAGGCCAGGAAGAAACAAGGGCTGCTGGAGAAAAGtcaggagaaggagggagaggaggaagaggaggctaAGGGCAGTGGAACACATCCTGCAGCAGTCGTCAACAGTCAAAAATGTCCTCTGGACATGGTTGAGTCAAACCATTGCAGCATGCCAAATCTCTGCCCGTCGCAGATTAGCACTTATGACAAGCAGACAGGTGGAGAGACAGCTCCGCCAATCAGCTTTACTGCTGAGGAGATGGACAAATATCGCCTCCTGCAAGAGCAGGCGAGAGAGCACATGCAGAAAGTTCTGGAACAGACGCAAAAGAATGCAGATatgcacacaaagacaaacacacacacagcacagcaagaGAACTGTGGGACTTCAGAGGAACAATACACACCTGCACCCTTGCACAACCCTTCACAGCCTCAAACCCAGTCGCTTCACACAGACACGATGCAAACACAAGCACAGCACACCCTTCGGGTCAGTCTCCCACTTACACACGTGACCCCACAAGAGAACTTTACTCAACCTATGGCTCTGAGAGTCCCAAaccttccccctctctccagcCTCCATCATATCATTTTACAACACGCAGCCCTCTCCATGCCCCCCTCCTCGGCATCTTCTTCCACCTCATCCACCTCTCCCACCATCCACCCACACGCAGCTCAACTCCCTCACCCCCTGCCCCCTCtccacccctccctccctcatcaccttcacctctctcccttttccatATCCTCACTGTTTCCCTCCATTCTGCTGTCCCATCATCCCATCCCTCTCCTCCCCCAGTCCCCTGCTTTTCACACGACCCCACTTGCTCCACCCTCCCAAGTAGCCCTGCAACCCTTAAACCCACAGTCTTTCATTGACAGAGTGTGGCCAGTGAGGTTTCAACAGAAGGCGTTGTGA
- the LOC116049446 gene encoding G patch domain-containing protein 8 isoform X2 encodes MGPKPRETPGMACSACYYLVISSTHLSNGHFRRVKGVFKGPLCPTATSDSPERAERALGCSVEDLKALFYCELCHKQYFRHQEFDNHINSYDHAHKQRLKELKHREFARNVASKSWKDQRKQEKALRRLHQLAQLQQETQRAPGRTGLRSAVRAVRQQQDRDVDQRDHSPEDFNHTQRPPPTQPTAAPFSHQRENPRQSPTQTLLATAESPLITHPASKTNPPAVSPQSCLGLYPQLPLPGRGRVGGRLGVSFCFSRRGPRLEPSASVFSDLEEEERDKREQIKERIKGMMEDIDKEIGAAEEGRHSESEKHDFRSDCVKLSDTRPIPREAAREEEIEKRDAVKVHSNISTAAPDNQSHDSLFLPSQTKVALRGTALAGAHMDTEHTDSETKRKQESEAGREESQCMCVLGKDGSTCLRWPVSLLKFTKSQPHVSYSCKPLNPQQPELLTEDRQESQQNQFCAPSEESDPCVPAILTPDTSCLQRQTRQELKANRSEDYYKAEQHIDVEREAHLFLKNKNLSSSETRPERGRCTLRMENCMRAASYPFDPTNSDSSDINSQNPLGGRLGGVRGIRERAIIALSCKLESVTKPGTKRMCSSPSRCECGTETMCKCASTPQSYVGVSEVSRKKRKASTKKHKLGKRKRGEEEKASNKRQSARCKMKSVVSTVSTGRERSGEPGGSLGKKRRQRETGETRMRGRRVQRAGSSCLLGRCDAEPVSVSVRKRRPHRSHSTDSQSQPDREQAEHCSAYSQLARHTADRHNEGEGKRDRDAVTFPWRSHFSLHSFSPGCNSKLFWEKGHHSNPRSFIDCCYPDNNRGCRPARKRKLLHRDRKVIHSKRKSSRHRDDWEETERGRTMGERSGCRDRGLISDTEQWEWIRGSCPGGSEEGRSRSGWRWRNRGMEWDRVASFSPSPSSWDRRGRHLRMKDVNWDRYSVDRWTWSSSDSWEDRGTHRSTSGSRTGADSRDSPGCVWKSAGTRRSSSRHFSSPEWWTSSQTYSPQSVINTRASRCHSPRSCSPCSSTSMSDLSWEWSRSSTCSGVTVDELTVSTCRTSLGAPGLSYEAHQEVKKQSSPTSTSSGLTSCSFSHSSPNRSSFAPTVPGLNTHHCDTSPSQLKEPNSQSDLGHGPSTLVNSSKSGTTLPGLSPSKSVPQKPARMLLLPLIGKLPAIQRKARKKQGLLEKSQEKEGEEEEEAKGSGTHPAAVVNSQKCPLDMVESNHCSMPNLCPSQISTYDKQTGGETAPPISFTAEEMDKYRLLQEQAREHMQKVLEQTQKNADMHTKTNTHTAQQENCGTSEEQYTPAPLHNPSQPQTQSLHTDTMQTQAQHTLRVSLPLTHVTPQENFTQPMALRVPNLPPLSSLHHIILQHAALSMPPSSASSSTSSTSPTIHPHAAQLPHPLPPLHPSLPHHLHLSPFSISSLFPSILLSHHPIPLLPQSPAFHTTPLAPPSQVALQPLNPQSFIDRVWPVRFQQKAL; translated from the exons GAGCGTGCAGAGAGGGCTTTGGGCTGCTCAGTGGAGGATCTGAAGGCTCTTTTCTACTGTGAGCTGTGTCACAAGCAGTACTTCAGACACCAGGAGTTTGACAACCACATCAACTCCTACGACCATGCACACAAACAG AGGCTGAAGGAACTCAAGCACAGAGAGTTCGCTCGCAACGTGGCCTCGAAATCATGGAAGGACCAACGCAAACAGGAGAAGGCTCTCAGACGCCTGCACCAGCTCGCACAACTACAACAGGAAACCCAGCG AGCCCCAGGAAGAACAGGACTAAGAAGTGCAGTCAGGGCTGTGAGACAGCAGCAAGATAGAGACGTGGACCAAAGAGACCACAGCCCTGAGGACTTCAACCACACCCAGAGACCCCCTCCTACGCAACCCACGGCAGCTCCATTCAGCCACCAGCGAGAAAATCCACGCCAATCTCCTACCCAAACACTGCTAGCCACTGCAGAGTCCCCACTAATCACACATCCGGCATCCAAAACAAACCCACCTGCAGTGAGCCCCCAGTCTTGCCTGGGCTTGTATCCCCAGCTGCCTCTCCCAGGGCGGGGGAGAGTGGGAGGCAGGCTTGGGGTGTCCTTCTGCTTCTCGCGCAGGGGGCCCAGGCTCGAGCCTTCAGCCTCCGTCTTCTCGgacctggaggaggaggagagagacaagagGGAACAAATAAAAGAAAGGATAAAGGGGATGATGGAAGATATTGACAAGGAAATTGGGGCAGCAGAGGAGGGGAGACACAGTGAGAGTGAAAAACATGATTTCAGATCTGACTGTGTTAAACTGAGCGACACAAGGCCAATCCCCAGAGAGGCTGCCAGAGAAGAGGAGATTGAAAAAAGAGATGCAGTGAAAGTACACTCTAATATTTCCACAGCAGCACCTGATAATCAGAGCCATGATTCACTATTCTTGCCATCACAGACCAAGGTGGCCCTAAGGGGCACAGCACTAGCAGGTGCACACATGGACACCGAACACACAGATAGCGAGACAAAGAGAAAGCAAGAATCAGAGGCGGGGAGGGAGGAGagtcagtgtatgtgtgtgctgggGAAGGATGGCTCTACTTGTCTGAGATGGCCTGTCAGTTTGCTTAAGTTCACCAAGTCTCAACCACACGTCTCTTACAGCTGCAAACCATTGAACCCACAACAACCAGAACTACTCACAGAGGATCGGCAGGAGTCACAACAAAATCAGTTTTGTGCTCCCTCAGAGGAATCAGATCCATGTGTGCCAGCTATTCTTACACCAGACACTTCCTGTTTACAAAGACAGACAAGACAAGAGCTGAAAGCAAACAGATCTGAGGATTACTATAAGGCAGAGCAACATATAGATGTGGAGAGAGAAGCACACCTGttcctaaaaaacaaaaacctttcaTCGTCAGAAACAAGACCAGAAAGAGGAAGATGCACGCTAAGAATGGAGAATTGCATGAGGGCAGCGTCCTATCCATTTGACCCCACTAATAGTGACAGCTCTGACATAAACTCCCAGAATCCTCTGGGAGGCAGATTAGGGGGTGTGAGAGGGATCAGGGAGAGAGCCATCATAGCCCTGAGCTGTAAATTAGAGTCTGTCACCAAACCTGGCACAAAGAGGATGTGCAGTAGCCCGTCCAGGTGTGAGTGTGGGACTGAGACAATGTGCAAGTGTGCCAGCACTCCACAGTCGTATGTGGGTGTCTCAGAAGTGTCACGCAAAAAGAGGAAAGCCAgcacaaagaaacacaagctgGGAAAGAGGAAGAGGGGCGAGGAGGAAAAAGCTTCAAACAAGCGCCAATCAGCAAGGTGCAAAATGAAGAGTGTTGTCTCCACAGTCTCCACTGGCAGAGAGAGGAGTGGAGAACCTGGAGGGAGCTTGGGGAAGAAAAGGAGGCAAAGGGAGACGGGGGAGACGAGGATGAGGGGGAGGAGGGTGCAGAGAGCAGGGAGCAGCTGTCTCCTCGGGAGATGTGATGCTGAGCCAGTATCTGTCTCTGTCAGGAAGAGGAGGCCTCACAGGAGCCACAGCACTGATTCCCAGTCCCAGCCAGACAGAGAGCAGGCAGAGCACTGCAGTGCCTACTCCCAGCTCGCCagacacacagcagacagacacaacgAGGGGGAGGGAAAGCGAGACAGAGATGCAGTGACTTTTCCCTGGCGGTCTCACTTCTCCTTACACTCCTTCTCACCAGGATGTAATTCTAAGCTGTTTTGGGAAAAGGGTCACCATAGCAACCCCAGGAGTTTCATTGACTGCTGTTACCCTGACAACAACCGTGGTTGCCGCCCGGCGAGAAAGAGAAAACTCCTCCACAGGGACAGGAAAGTCATTCATAGTAAGAGGAAGAGTTCGAGGCATCGTGATGActgggaggagacagagaggggcagGACAATGGGAGAGCGTTCAGGTTGCAGAGACAGGGGCCTGATTTCAGATACAGAACAGTGGGAGTGGATAAGGGGGAGCTGTCCTGGAGGTAGTGAGGAGGGCAGGTCAAGGAGTGGGTGGAGATGGAGAAACAGAGGAATGGAGTGGGATCGGGTGGCAAGTTTTAGCCCCAGTCCTAGCAGCTGGGACAGGAGAGGCAGACATCTTAGAATGAAAGATGTAAACTGGGACAGGTACAGTGTGGACAGATGGACATGGAGCAGCAGTGACAGCTGGGAAGACAGGGGGACACACAGATCTACGTCAGGCTCCAGGACAGGGGCAGACAGCAGAGACAGCCCAGGCTGTGTGTGGAAATCTGCAGGCACCAGACGCTCAAGCTCGAGACACTTCTCCAGCCCTGAGTGGTGGACAAGTAGTCAGACATACAGCCCCCAGAGTGTGATCAACACACGGGCCAGCAGATGCCACAGCCCTCGCTCCTGCAGCCCTTGCAGCAGCACCAGCATGTCCGATCTAAGCTGGGAGTGGAGCAGGAGCAGTACCTGCTCAGGAGTCACAGTGGATGAGTTGACAGTCAGCACCTGCAGGACGTCCTTAGGAGCTCCAGGACTCTCATATGAGGCCCATCAGGAGGTAAAGAAGCAAAGCAGCCCCACGTCCACTTCATCTGGCCTTACCTCTTGCTCCTTCTCCCATTCCTCGCCCAACAGATCCTCTTTTGCTCCCACAGTTCCAGGCCTCAACACGCATCATTGTGACACAAGCCCTTCTCAGCTTAAGGAGCCCAATTCACAGTCTGATCTTGGACATGGACCCTCTACCCTTGTCAACTCAAGCAAGTCAGGCACAACTCTCCCAGGACTATCCCCTAGTAAGTCTGTGCCACAGAAACCGGCAAGGATGTTGCTTCTCCCTCTCATAGGGAAACTACCTGCAATCCAGAGAAAGGCCAGGAAGAAACAAGGGCTGCTGGAGAAAAGtcaggagaaggagggagaggaggaagaggaggctaAGGGCAGTGGAACACATCCTGCAGCAGTCGTCAACAGTCAAAAATGTCCTCTGGACATGGTTGAGTCAAACCATTGCAGCATGCCAAATCTCTGCCCGTCGCAGATTAGCACTTATGACAAGCAGACAGGTGGAGAGACAGCTCCGCCAATCAGCTTTACTGCTGAGGAGATGGACAAATATCGCCTCCTGCAAGAGCAGGCGAGAGAGCACATGCAGAAAGTTCTGGAACAGACGCAAAAGAATGCAGATatgcacacaaagacaaacacacacacagcacagcaagaGAACTGTGGGACTTCAGAGGAACAATACACACCTGCACCCTTGCACAACCCTTCACAGCCTCAAACCCAGTCGCTTCACACAGACACGATGCAAACACAAGCACAGCACACCCTTCGGGTCAGTCTCCCACTTACACACGTGACCCCACAAGAGAACTTTACTCAACCTATGGCTCTGAGAGTCCCAAaccttccccctctctccagcCTCCATCATATCATTTTACAACACGCAGCCCTCTCCATGCCCCCCTCCTCGGCATCTTCTTCCACCTCATCCACCTCTCCCACCATCCACCCACACGCAGCTCAACTCCCTCACCCCCTGCCCCCTCtccacccctccctccctcatcaccttcacctctctcccttttccatATCCTCACTGTTTCCCTCCATTCTGCTGTCCCATCATCCCATCCCTCTCCTCCCCCAGTCCCCTGCTTTTCACACGACCCCACTTGCTCCACCCTCCCAAGTAGCCCTGCAACCCTTAAACCCACAGTCTTTCATTGACAGAGTGTGGCCAGTGAGGTTTCAACAGAAGGCGTTGTGA